The sequence below is a genomic window from Cedecea neteri.
TGCTGAGCAAGCTCCTCCTCAAGAGAAGCGTACTCGCCGGCAAGCGACTCACCGCTCTTTAGTTGACCTTCGTGGTCTATGGCTTCCCAGCGCCAAAGCAGTGGTTTAGGCATGTGGCACACCTAGCACACGATAAATCTCCGCCAGCGTCGTATGACCTTGCTCTACGGCGACGCAGCCACTTTCGAAGAGCGTGCTCATCCCTTGCTCTCTGGCGAGCCTTTCAATGTTACTTGCGGGTTCTCCTTGCGTGATGGCTTGCCTTAGACCGGCGGATAGAGGCAGGATTTCAAATAACGCTGTTCGTCCATAATACCCTCCGTAGCAACGTTCACATCCTGTCGCATGCCAATTGGGCAGCGAGGAAGACCAAATGTGCCCTGGTAATGTTATGGCGGGTTCGTGGTTTGTTCTGCAATGAGGACAAAGTTTTCTCACCAGCCTTTGAGCCACGATGATATTCACGGCAGACGCGATCATCCAGCGAGGGATGGCTATTTGCTCCAGGCGGACAAGTGTTTCAACGGTGGAGTTGGTGTGCAGCGTCGATAAAACCAGGTGCCCGGTCTGGGCAGCTTTGATGGCAATTTCTGCCGTTTCGCCATCCCTGATTTCACCGACCATAATAACGTCAGGATCCTGCCTCAGTAATGCGCGCAGGACGTGCTGAAAGGTGAGACCTGCCTTAGGGTTTATTTGCGTCTGATTCAGTCCTTCTTGCGGGATTTCTATCGGGTCTTCTACGCTACAGACGTTGATACCCGGTTGGTTAAGCGCAGACAGGGCGCTATACAGCGTAATGGTTTTTCCGCTCCCTGTAGGACCGGTTACCAGAATCATGCCCTGTGGGGCCTGGAGCGATTGCTGAAGCCGTTTTTTTTCATCCTCTGTCATACCCAGAGAATGGATGTCCATATGTTGTTTACCCTGCTGAAGAAGCCGTAAAACGACCTTCTCGCCGTATCGGCAGGGCAGCGTCGAGACGCGAAATGAAGCTTTCACCTCCTCGGTAAGATAGTCCATTTGTCCATCCTGCGGCAGCCGCTTTTCCGCGATATCCAGGTTAGCCAGAATTTTTAGCCTTGCTGTGACGGGGGCGGCCATTGCCTGAGGCAGTAGCGGTTGACATTGCAGCACGCCATCAATGCGAAGCCGAATTCGATAGGCATTCTCAAAGGGCTCAAAATGGATATCGGATGCACGCTGCTGTACTGCGGCGGCAAGCGTTGTATTCAAAAGTGCGACCACTGAACTGCTGCGATCGTGCTCCGAAGGTTGGGAAGGCTCCAGCGTTTGCCATTTCTCGAGCCGTTCAATGGGCCAGATCTCTACATCAATGTGTTTATCGCAAAGAAAACGGAGCGCCTCGTACATTTGCTCGTTTGGGGCTTCAACCGCAGCAATTCGTACCGCATCAGACGTTTCCTCTATCAGTATGGCGTTGTAGTGCTGGCATAGGGCGTTAAGCTGTTCTTTTGTGCTCATTTACCAGCCCTCGCTTGCGTTTCGTTAAAGCGGAATACATCTTCACAGGCTTGTTTTAGCGGCGAGCCATTTTCAGCATTACAGACCCTTGTCCAGCCGGTTACGCCGCTCGCGTCGTTCCACTGAGGGGTGAACGTTACTGCCAGCCCGTTCAGTGATTCCTGGCCGTTGAGCGTCACAATCCCGCTGGCAACGCTCATTGAACTGATATAGCGCGTCGTTTTGGTTTCAGCGATGCCGTTACTGCCGGCATTGCAACCGGAGATCCCTCCGCGCTCAATGGCGCAAAGCTCGACGCCGGTACGATAGGGCAGGAAGGTTTGCAGCATATCGGTCAACGCTGCTTTACGAAGGTAGTTTTGATATCCAGGAATGCCGATGGCGCTCAGAATGGCGATGATGCCTATCACCACCATGAGTTCGATTAGCGTAAATCCTTTTTGCTTGTTCATCTGTCGCTCCTTTTGGTTAGAGAGCAACACTGTGCTGAACAGGTTAAGCAATAGCGAACAGGGAAACGGGGATTCGCGAAATGCCTTCCGCGTTAGTTAATGCAGTTGTATGTATCGACAATCAAAATGGAAGTCAGTACGCAAAAAGCGGGCGCAGCACGGGCTGGCCCGCCGTGGTGTTGCATTAGCGGAAGCGCATAGACAAGTCGAGGGCGCGTATGTGCTTAGTCAGAGCGCCTACGGAGATGTAGTCCACGCCGGTATCAGCGAATGTTCTCAGCGTCTCTTTGGTCACGTTACCTGAGACTTCCAGGCGCGCTTTCCCTTGGGTAAGTGCCACGGCATCACGCATTTGCTCCACGGTAAAGTTGTCCAGCATAATGATGTCAGCCCCGGCTTTTAGCGCTTGATCCAATTCATCCAGTGACTCAACTTCCACTTCTACCGGCACGTCAGGGTGCATCCAGAATGCTTTCTCGACTGCCTGACGAATAGAG
It includes:
- the gspE gene encoding type II secretion system protein GspE gives rise to the protein MSTKEQLNALCQHYNAILIEETSDAVRIAAVEAPNEQMYEALRFLCDKHIDVEIWPIERLEKWQTLEPSQPSEHDRSSSVVALLNTTLAAAVQQRASDIHFEPFENAYRIRLRIDGVLQCQPLLPQAMAAPVTARLKILANLDIAEKRLPQDGQMDYLTEEVKASFRVSTLPCRYGEKVVLRLLQQGKQHMDIHSLGMTEDEKKRLQQSLQAPQGMILVTGPTGSGKTITLYSALSALNQPGINVCSVEDPIEIPQEGLNQTQINPKAGLTFQHVLRALLRQDPDVIMVGEIRDGETAEIAIKAAQTGHLVLSTLHTNSTVETLVRLEQIAIPRWMIASAVNIIVAQRLVRKLCPHCRTNHEPAITLPGHIWSSSLPNWHATGCERCYGGYYGRTALFEILPLSAGLRQAITQGEPASNIERLAREQGMSTLFESGCVAVEQGHTTLAEIYRVLGVPHA
- the ppdD gene encoding prepilin peptidase-dependent pilin, whose translation is MNKQKGFTLIELMVVIGIIAILSAIGIPGYQNYLRKAALTDMLQTFLPYRTGVELCAIERGGISGCNAGSNGIAETKTTRYISSMSVASGIVTLNGQESLNGLAVTFTPQWNDASGVTGWTRVCNAENGSPLKQACEDVFRFNETQARAGK